GGACCACGCAAGAGTTCAACTGATTCTACATTGTACAACAAGGGCTGCTGACTCCATAAAAAAAGATTACCTCTGATCCCGTTGTACAAAAGAAAACTGGCATCTGTCGGGGAGTAAGCCGTAAATCCACGCATGTTAAACGAGCCGTTTCCATTGTTTGCCTTCATTCCGGTAAAGGTCCCTGCGACTTCGTTGAGGGTAAAAGACTGGCGGTCTTTTATCGTCTGGGAAGAAACGATTTGAATCGATTGTGGAGTCGTTAATAAAGGAAGATCCAACCGGGTGGACGTACTGGAGTTTTTAACCTGATAGGTATTCTTCACACCACTGATTACGACTTCCTTTAGTTGTTGCTTACTTTTCGAAAGTTGCAGATTGACGATGGAAACCTGCTCTGGCTTGATGATCAGGTTTTGCTTATTGGCGGTATATCCGATATTGGAAACGATCAACACATAAGTGCCCGCAGGGATATCATGAAGGCTAAAATTTCCGTTGGAATCGGTTCTTGTACTGATTCCGGTATGTTGAAGCTGAATGGAGGCACCTGATATCGGCTCGTCCTGGAAAGAAATAATGTTACCGTTTAATGATCCTGTACCTGATTGTGCAAATAGCCTGATACTCAGAAGAAGAAAAAATATAATAGAGAAAATCTTGATTTTCATTTTTTACAATTGATTTTTTATAAATAATTAAGAAGACCAGGTTAAAGAACAAGGTCTGTTAGAGCGTAAAAAATGTTTTTATTGTTCGCGTAAAACCCTTCCGCATCAAAGCAGACGATGTCAAATGACCGCTGTTCTTTGCTGAAACTAAGTTTTAAGAAAATAAAAAGATTAAACCCTTAGGCGTTGCGGTGGTTTAAAAATATCGTTGGAAAATGAGGATGGTTTAAAGCGCAGGTAAAAAGAATTGAAGTCTCTTCTTTGAAGGGAAAGCAGACATTCTTCTACCTTGAGTCTGTTCATTTTACAAAAGAAAAGTACGTTTGCTTTTTCCTGACTTTGGGCCCTTTGTTTTTCCTCGTTCTGTTCGGCTTGTTTTAGTTTCTTTGCTAAAACGCATCTTCCATTACAATGCATCTGAGGCTTATCTTTATTTTCACAGAGTGCCTTGGCGATGTAATCCTGATTCACTTTAAAAGCAAGCATAATCCCTACCTTATTAAAGGATTGCAGGGCAATAATCAGGAGTAATAAAATGCAAACGAATCGTCTCAATGAATAACTTTGAAGAGCTGCAAATCTATCATTTTTTTTCCAGATCCTAAGCAGATTCATTTACCGGTAATTTTCTGCCATTCGGCGGCATTTTTGTCCGCTTCAACCAAGAGGTCCTTTAGTTATTTCAATAGATCCCGCATCTTTATGATAACATTAGATGGAAGGTAACACTGGTCATTACCATTCATCATATTAGGCAATTAAAAAATAAAGCGATGAATATAGTAATCTTTAAAACTTCAGTTCAGGATAAAAACGAGTTGACTCCGATTAAACCAATTCTGAATACACTGTTCGGGGAAAAAAACTGGACTTTTGCCTTTGAGGACGTCGATAAGATCCTGAGGGTAGTGAGCGCGGTTCCTTGTGTCGCTGCGGTAAGGCAGATTTTAATGGACAATGGCTTCCTCTGTGAAGAGCTTCCTTATTCGTTAGATGAATTTAAGGTTTAAAAGACTATTGAAATTCTTTAATGTCTACGATTCTATCGTCGTCATTGTATTTCAAAAATGAAATTCCTTTTTTATTTTTCTGGAAGCTGTAGTTGTTCTGAATCCATCTGTAGACTCCTGGAATGTCCTTCGGAATATCTCCGCTCAAAGATTCAGTAGATACTTCAGCTGAGGTATAGTGCACCTGATATAAAGATTTTCCAACCAGAAAAACAATAGTTTGTCTGTCTGGTGACATCAATAAAAACTGTCCTTGAATTCTTTCAGCTGGATTTTGCCTTTTTACAAAATAAACTTTCGCATTTACATTCGTGATAAAAAAATCATTATCGACGAGATATCCTGCTCCGCCAACCTTGTTGATTCCTGTGCTGAACTTTTTATCCTGACTTCCATTCGATGCCAGATATAAGCTGATCACCTCTATCCCACTACCTTTCAGACTAATCAGGTAAGAAGGGGCAACCAAGCCTGTACTATCAGCCAGCTGGACCAGTAAACATGTTTTTTGGGTATTGATGAATTGAGCAGAGGTAAATTTATCATTGGCACTATTCTGATCAGATAGATCAGTTTGAATACGCATTACGGTATCCCTGAATTTGATCCTGAATTGTTCCGGATTGGTATTGCCGACTTTAACAATGGTTATGGAATCTGCCTTTTGTTCCGGATAGCGGTTGAATCCTTCGTTGGTAGTTAAGGTTCTTGGAATATATGTTTTTGTTGATTCTTCCTTTTTAGAACATCCAATAACAAACGTGATCAAAGTTGCGGCAATAAAAAATAATTTCATATCTGACTTAAAGAAGGGGATTTGTTTTCGACAAAGATAATAAAGAAATCAAATAACAAGAAAGGGATGTTCCATCCAGACACATCCCTTTTCTAACCAAATATAAACCTGTATGAACGGGTTTTACTTTAAATTTCCGTAGTATTCTACGAATTTAGCTAATGCATTAGAATAGCCCCATTCGTTATCATACCAGGAAACCACTTTTACGAAGTTGTCATTTAATGCAATACCTGCATTTGCATCGAAAATTGATGCATGATCATCTCCTATAAAGTCAGAAGAAACAACTTCATCTTCTGTATATCCTAATACACCTTTCAAGTAACCTTCTGAGGCTTCTTTCATGGCAGTTTTAATTTCTTCGTAAGTTGCCGCTTTTTCTAAGCGAACAGTTAAATCAACTACAGATACGTCAGCTACCGGTACACGGAAAGCCATACCTGTTAGTTTTCCTTTTAAAGCAGGGATTACTTTTGTAACTGCTTTAGCAGCTCCGGTAGCAGAAGGGATAATGTTAGAGAAACCTCCACGTCCACCTCTCCAGTCTTTCGCTGAAGGACCATCTACTGTTTTTTGTGTTGCAGTTACCGCATGTACTGTGCTCATTAAACCTTCGATGATACCGAATTTATCGTTTAATACCTTAGCGATTGGCGCTAAACAGTTAGTGGTACATGATGCATTGGAAACTACAGTCTGATCTGCAGTTAACTGCTCGTGATTTACACCCATTACATAAGTAGGGATGGAATCATCTTTAGCCGGAGCAGAAAGAACAACTCTTTTAGCACCTGCCTGAATGTGTTTCTCTGCATCAGCCTGAGTTAAAAATAAACCAGTTGATTCGATTACAGTTTCTACACCTACTTCATTCCATTTTAGGTTTGCAGGATCTCTCTCTGCGGTGATGCGGATTGTTTTTCCGTTTACTACAAGGTTTCCGTTTTCTACTGCAATCGTACCATCAAAACGGCCATGAGTAGAATCGTATTTTAACATATAAGCCATGTAATCCGGCTCCACTAAATCATTGATCGCAACAATATCTAATCCTCTTTTTAAAGCAGCTCTAAAAACCAGTCTGCCGATACGGCCAAAGCCGTTTATTCCAATTTTGCTCATTTTGTTAATTTGAATAGTAGTTTAGTAAATTATATATCGGTTCTTTAGTAATCGATGTAATTTCCAGTTGGTATCTTTTAGCCGTTGCCCGAAGTTCCTCCTGGAAGTTTCCCGCAACAAGACCTACAAAATGTATTTCTTTTCCGGGATGTAACTTCAGTGTTGGTAACAAATAAGTATTAATATAGCTTTCAAAGCCTTTTTCTATCATTGCCAGAAGGAATTTATCCGTTCTGTTTTCCAGAAAAAAGTCAAAGAAAGAACTTAAAAACTGTTGTGCCATTGGTCGCTTATACACACGCTCTAGTATCTGTGGGCGGTCAAGGTTATATTTAACCTCGAATTTTTTATGTAATTCAGCGGGTAATTTATCCTGTACAAAATATTTAAGCAGTGTTTTTCCAAGGTAATTTGCAGAGCCTTCGTCTCCTAGGATGTAACCCAGGCCGAAATTGTTCTTTTCAGGGGTTTTGCCATCAAAATAGGCACAGTTGGCACCACTTCCAAGCAAGCCGACAATTCCGCTGTTATTATAACAGGATGCAATTGCTGCACCGTAAAGGTCATCTTTAACAGATATTTTACTGTACCTGAAGAATTGACCTAAGGTCTCGGCAAGCTCATTCCTTCTTTCCTCAGATGAAGCACCGGCAGCGAAAACGTAAATTTTCTTAATGCTTTCTGCATGGTTCACCAGGATGGACTTTTTATTCAAAAATTGAAGTATAGACTTCTGATCATTGAAACAAGGATTAATTCCCGGCATATTGCATTCCGCAATGGTTTTCCCATCCCGGGCAATTTTCCAGAAGGCTGTTTTTGATCCGCTATAAACTACTGCTATCATACTTATATTGATAAAACTTTAGTCATCTCCAACAAATCACTTTCCAGTTTGAAAGTATGTCTCGTTAACGCTTCGTCTATACTAGTCGTCTTTATATCATTACCACGTAAACCAACCATTTGCATGGTACTGCCTTTTAGGAGCTCATTAACGGCTGCGAAGCCTAAACGACTTCCTAAAATGCGGTCGAAACTACTTGGACTACCGCCACGTTGGAGATGTCCTAATATAGTTACTTTAGTGTCATAGTGGTTAAAACTCTCTTTAACTTTTTTTGCAACATCGTAAGCACCACCATACTTATGGCCTTCCGATACGATAACAATGCTCGAGGATTTCTTTGTCGAGGCACCAGCCTCCAATTGAGCTATAAGCTCATCCAGATTGGTTTCTTTTTCGGGTAAAAGCACCGCTTCAGCACCGCTGGCTATTGCGCTTCTCAAGGCAATGCATCCAGAATCCCTGCCCATTACTTCAATGAAAAATAAGCGGTCATGAGAGTCTGCTGTATCCCTGATTTTATCTATTGCTTCAATAACGGTATTAATGGCCGTATCGTATCCAAGTGTAAAATCAGAACCGTATAAATCATTGTCAATTGTTCCTGGAATTCCGATGACACGGATGCCGAACTTTTTTCCAAAACGTTGGGCACCTGTAAAGGTTCCGTCTCCTCCGATAACAACTAAACCGTCGATTTCGCGTGCTTTCAGATGTGCAAAAGCCAACTCCATTCCTTCTTCAGTTTTGAATTCGAGACAACGTGCCGTTTTTAGTATGGTACCGCCAAGGTGAATGATGTTACTAACGGATCTTGCATCCATCGGATTAATATTGTTGTTGATCAATCCCTGATAACCCTGCAAAACCCCAAACATGTTGATACCATTGTATATTCCGGTACGTACAACTGCTCTGATGCAAGCATTCATTCCGGGAGCATCTCCTCCAGATGTTAATACGGCGATATTTTTAATATTTGGTTTCATGATTTATGATTACGAATATAGCGTGTATTTTTTACACTAAGTAATTTATTTTTAATTTTTCCTGTTGACACACGAAACAGGTGTGCCGGTTTGTTTAGTTTCAAAAAGAACAATAAGTTTATTACATGCGTTTTAAACCCTTTTTAAACTATTATTTAGCTTAAAAAGTCTTCCGTCCTCCATCCCGGATTCTGACAATATTCTGGCAAAGGCAGAAATCAATGTGTACTGAAAATGGAATGAAAACCCAGATCCAAACGGTAAGCAGCTGCAATATATGAAAGAGTATGGAAAAATTCGGAATTAAATTTGGTGTAATAACCGAAGTATAGCTAGCAAGAGAGGCATAACTATAAATGGGGATAAAGCGGGAGCATATGAACTTTCTTTTGCAACAAATTCTCTATAATTCCATTTTTCATTTTGTTTTTAACTTAAATCCTGTTAATCTTGTTAAAACAGGATATTATTTAAGAACTTTAAAAGATTAGCTCCAATAATAGTGGGGGAAAAAAAGGGAAAAAAGATAGAGAAGATCAGTAATCTAAAAAATGAAGAGCCTTAGTGATAGCTAAAGGCAGATTTAAGAAATAAGTTTGAAAAATAAAATTTAATATTTTGAAAGAAGTCTTACCAAAGTTTAATTCCACTTTCTCGATTGATTGTGTGTTGTTCGGATTCGATGAAGGAGAATTGAAAATTCTTTTGATCGAAAGGAACGAAGAACCATTTAAGGACTGGTGGGCCCTACCAGGGAACCTGGTTGCGGAGGATGAAAGTTTAGACCAGAGTGCTTCCAGAATTTTGCATGAACTGACCGGTCTTGGTGATGTCTATATGGAACAGTATTATACCTTCGGTGATGTCAACCGACATCCTCAGGGGAGGGTAGTAAGTATTGCGTATTATGCGCTGTTAAGGTTAGGTGGTGATAAAGCATTAAAGCCCCTTAGCAATTATGCTAAACAGGCGCATTGGATCAATGTCAAAGATTTGCCGAAACTGGCATTTGATCATCAACAGATCTTTGATAAAGGTCTGGAGAAGATTAAAAGACGCATTAAGCACCAGCCTATAGCTTTTGAACTCCTGCCTGAAAAATTTACGCTTACTCAGTTGCAAAATGTATATGAGATCATTTTGAATAAAAAGCTGGATAAAAGAAACTTCAGGAAGAAGATGCTGAGCTTCGGTGTATTGAAAGACCTGGACGAAAAACAAAAAGGAGTTTCATTCAGAGCAGCGACGCTCTATAAATTTGATAAGCGTAAATACGCGAAGTTATTTGGAAAAGAGATTTCCTTCTAAGCAGATGAACGGTGCTGATATGAATTCAGCATCCCAAAAAGAAAGCCCGAAAGTATCAACTTCCGGGCTTTTAGCATTTTTTATGTTTTATTTATTTACTGCTGAGATGTGGTAGTCTACCAGATCATCTATAGGAGAGCGGATGATCTTTCCGACACCCATTTCGTATCTGTCTGCAACGATGCTTAAGATATCCCTAAAGCTATAACCAACCGATCCTACACAGTTTAAAGAGTAATCTTTGTAGTTTGGATAATGGATCACCAGATTCTCAAAAAATGCGGTAAACGCATAATCTACAGTAGAGAAGGTGTAATCTTCATAATTGTCTTTGAAATCGTATAAGAATTTACTGAACCCGGCACAAAAACGGTTTGGAAGTGGCTTATTATAGATGTGGTCAAAAATATCCTCATTGGTTAAAGCGAAGTTGTCATAGAAGCTTTCCCTAAGTCCTTTAGGCATATAACCTTTCATATAATCACTCAGAATTCTCTTTCCGATGAAACATCCGCTACCTTCATCACCAAGGAAATAACCAAGAGAATCAATGTTCAATGTAATGTCTTTACCATCATATAGACAAGAGTTTGTTCCTGTTCCCAATATTGCAGCGAAACCAGCCTCATCTCCAAGTAAAGCCCTGCAGGAAGCCAGTAAATCATGACCTATATTGATCTCTGCATTCGGGAAAATCTGTTGCATGGCATCTGCTACAATTTTGCGCTTGGCATCAGTAGAGCAACCCGCACCATAATAATTTACCTGGGTTAGTTTTTCTGTTTCTAAATGA
This region of Pedobacter steynii genomic DNA includes:
- the gap gene encoding type I glyceraldehyde-3-phosphate dehydrogenase, with protein sequence MSKIGINGFGRIGRLVFRAALKRGLDIVAINDLVEPDYMAYMLKYDSTHGRFDGTIAVENGNLVVNGKTIRITAERDPANLKWNEVGVETVIESTGLFLTQADAEKHIQAGAKRVVLSAPAKDDSIPTYVMGVNHEQLTADQTVVSNASCTTNCLAPIAKVLNDKFGIIEGLMSTVHAVTATQKTVDGPSAKDWRGGRGGFSNIIPSATGAAKAVTKVIPALKGKLTGMAFRVPVADVSVVDLTVRLEKAATYEEIKTAMKEASEGYLKGVLGYTEDEVVSSDFIGDDHASIFDANAGIALNDNFVKVVSWYDNEWGYSNALAKFVEYYGNLK
- the pfkA gene encoding 6-phosphofructokinase; translated protein: MKPNIKNIAVLTSGGDAPGMNACIRAVVRTGIYNGINMFGVLQGYQGLINNNINPMDARSVSNIIHLGGTILKTARCLEFKTEEGMELAFAHLKAREIDGLVVIGGDGTFTGAQRFGKKFGIRVIGIPGTIDNDLYGSDFTLGYDTAINTVIEAIDKIRDTADSHDRLFFIEVMGRDSGCIALRSAIASGAEAVLLPEKETNLDELIAQLEAGASTKKSSSIVIVSEGHKYGGAYDVAKKVKESFNHYDTKVTILGHLQRGGSPSSFDRILGSRLGFAAVNELLKGSTMQMVGLRGNDIKTTSIDEALTRHTFKLESDLLEMTKVLSI
- a CDS encoding NUDIX hydrolase, with the protein product MKEVLPKFNSTFSIDCVLFGFDEGELKILLIERNEEPFKDWWALPGNLVAEDESLDQSASRILHELTGLGDVYMEQYYTFGDVNRHPQGRVVSIAYYALLRLGGDKALKPLSNYAKQAHWINVKDLPKLAFDHQQIFDKGLEKIKRRIKHQPIAFELLPEKFTLTQLQNVYEIILNKKLDKRNFRKKMLSFGVLKDLDEKQKGVSFRAATLYKFDKRKYAKLFGKEISF
- a CDS encoding N-acetylglucosamine kinase; the protein is MIVIADGGSTKTNWCLINEAGRKIHFNTEGYNPYFSDTAYIVDSLRKSLPDHLETEKLTQVNYYGAGCSTDAKRKIVADAMQQIFPNAEINIGHDLLASCRALLGDEAGFAAILGTGTNSCLYDGKDITLNIDSLGYFLGDEGSGCFIGKRILSDYMKGYMPKGLRESFYDNFALTNEDIFDHIYNKPLPNRFCAGFSKFLYDFKDNYEDYTFSTVDYAFTAFFENLVIHYPNYKDYSLNCVGSVGYSFRDILSIVADRYEMGVGKIIRSPIDDLVDYHISAVNK